One part of the bacterium genome encodes these proteins:
- the rpsB gene encoding 30S ribosomal protein S2 — protein sequence METTTKPNPLIEAMFKAGAHFGYTRSRRHPSVKPYLWGVKNKIEIFNLEKTSESLEEAGLFVKDIARNGGVILFVGGKQESQDIVRKAAESIEMPYIAGRWLGGILTNFSQIRKQVSAYEDHLSKREKGEFVKYTKMERLLLDRKIERMHKLFSGLVPLKDMPAALFVIDPRREHIAVSEAQAKKIPVIALCGSDCNLKDVEHAMPGNDASIASISFFVDTIIKAFKEGKSVKSQ from the coding sequence ATGGAAACAACAACAAAACCAAATCCTTTGATTGAAGCGATGTTTAAAGCCGGCGCGCATTTCGGTTATACGCGCTCTCGTCGTCATCCTTCGGTCAAGCCATATCTTTGGGGAGTTAAAAACAAAATAGAAATTTTCAATCTTGAAAAAACAAGCGAGTCTCTCGAGGAAGCGGGTCTTTTTGTAAAAGACATTGCCCGAAATGGAGGTGTCATTTTGTTTGTAGGCGGAAAACAGGAGTCACAAGACATTGTGAGAAAAGCGGCGGAATCAATCGAAATGCCGTATATCGCTGGCCGTTGGCTCGGGGGTATTCTTACCAATTTCAGCCAAATAAGAAAACAGGTATCCGCGTATGAAGACCACCTTTCCAAAAGGGAAAAAGGGGAATTTGTGAAATATACAAAAATGGAACGGCTTCTTCTCGACCGAAAAATCGAACGAATGCATAAACTGTTTTCGGGACTTGTTCCTCTCAAGGACATGCCTGCAGCGCTTTTTGTAATAGATCCTCGCCGCGAGCATATTGCCGTTTCTGAGGCTCAGGCCAAAAAAATTCCTGTCATCGCCCTATGCGGTTCCGACTGTAATCTTAAAGATGTTGAACACGCAATGCCGGGTAACGATGCATCGATCGCAAGTATCTCTTTCTTTGTAGACACTATTATTAAAGCGTTTAAGGAAGGTAAAAGCGTCAAATCTCAATAA
- a CDS encoding type B 50S ribosomal protein L31, whose product MKKDIHAKNYRPVIFLDVSSGTRFLVSSTVQTDKKGTWDDKKEYPLYEVEISSASHPFYTGQEKVLDIAGRVERFKARVAASEKKTKKASSGKK is encoded by the coding sequence ATGAAAAAGGATATTCACGCGAAAAATTACCGACCCGTCATCTTTTTAGACGTTTCAAGCGGAACGCGTTTCCTTGTTTCTTCCACTGTGCAAACCGACAAAAAAGGAACGTGGGATGACAAAAAGGAATATCCCCTATACGAAGTTGAAATTTCAAGCGCTTCCCATCCGTTCTATACCGGCCAAGAAAAAGTTCTAGACATCGCAGGGCGCGTGGAACGATTCAAAGCCCGTGTTGCCGCATCAGAAAAGAAGACAAAGAAAGCTTCTTCGGGGAAAAAATAA
- a CDS encoding C39 family peptidase, which yields MTLDAPFYSQYDNVTDESWRSKACAVTCLKMGLDFLSSDIPSIDSLIEEGVSISGYTPHGWSHDSLVFLAHNHGVPSYKEEFRSASDLFKERLETVGLSKIIKKLAENRPVLLSVTKPNDSFHAILAVGFEGETASPTHIIFHDPDTKDGGSSFQKMTLPDFLKKWRKLAIFLG from the coding sequence ATGACTCTTGATGCACCTTTTTATTCTCAGTACGACAATGTGACCGATGAGTCATGGCGTTCAAAGGCCTGTGCCGTTACATGTCTGAAGATGGGTCTGGATTTTCTATCCTCGGATATTCCTTCAATTGATTCTCTTATTGAAGAAGGAGTTTCCATAAGTGGTTATACTCCACATGGGTGGTCTCACGACTCACTTGTTTTTCTCGCCCACAATCATGGAGTTCCCTCATACAAAGAGGAGTTCCGTTCCGCGAGTGATTTGTTTAAAGAGAGACTGGAAACAGTTGGGCTTAGTAAAATAATAAAAAAACTTGCTGAAAACCGTCCGGTTCTTCTGTCAGTTACCAAGCCGAATGATTCTTTCCATGCCATTTTAGCTGTGGGTTTTGAGGGGGAAACAGCAAGCCCTACCCATATTATTTTTCATGACCCTGACACAAAAGACGGAGGTTCCTCATTTCAAAAGATGACTTTGCCAGACTTTCTAAAAAAATGGCGTAAATTAGCCATATTCTTAGGGTAA
- the tsf gene encoding elongation factor Ts (EF-Ts; functions during elongation stage of protein translation; forms a dimer; associates with EF-Tu-GDP complex and promotes exchange of GDP to GTP resulting in regeneration of the active form of EF-Tu), with protein MITTEQIKELRDITGVSVMECKKALEEAQGDKEKAIIILRKKSKAVADKKATRELKSGTVAAYIHNTGMVGVLVELACETDFVARNEEFKRLAYDIAMHVAALNPEYLKKEDIPEAAKAKATEVFSEEVSGKPKEIQEKILSGKLDAYFNERVLLAQAFIKNPEVTIQNLIEEAVQKFGEKTEVVRFTRFSID; from the coding sequence ATGATTACTACGGAACAAATAAAAGAATTACGAGACATTACCGGAGTGTCCGTTATGGAATGCAAAAAGGCTCTTGAGGAAGCTCAAGGAGACAAGGAAAAGGCGATTATCATCCTGCGTAAAAAGAGCAAAGCTGTTGCCGATAAAAAGGCGACGCGCGAGCTTAAATCGGGTACCGTTGCCGCTTACATCCACAATACGGGAATGGTGGGGGTGCTTGTTGAACTTGCCTGTGAAACGGACTTTGTTGCCCGAAACGAGGAATTCAAGCGTCTTGCGTATGATATTGCCATGCATGTTGCGGCACTTAATCCTGAATATTTGAAAAAAGAAGATATTCCCGAAGCCGCAAAGGCAAAGGCAACGGAAGTATTTTCCGAGGAGGTTTCGGGAAAACCGAAAGAAATTCAGGAAAAAATTCTTTCCGGGAAACTTGATGCGTATTTCAATGAAAGAGTTCTGCTTGCCCAGGCATTTATTAAAAACCCTGAAGTAACGATTCAAAATCTTATTGAAGAAGCGGTTCAGAAATTCGGAGAAAAAACGGAAGTCGTCCGTTTTACGCGTTTTTCCATCGACTAA
- a CDS encoding DNA gyrase subunit B, whose amino-acid sequence MPKKEEEKKEKPASKKGSYSAQDITVLEGLEPVRRRPGMYIGTTSSEGLHHLIWEIFDNSRDEAMGGFSNRIEVALLSGNRVRVADNGRGIPVDVHKQTKVSALETIMTTLHAGGKFGGEGYKVSGGLHGVGGSVVNALSIHMKVSVHRDGGQYVQEYAKGKKKHAVKKIGSSKMTGTIVTFEPDEEIFKEISFDLNKVMDHMRQQAYLVRGLRIVVIDARGEKEIDDSEIFFLEDIHLEAPSYTFCFEGGLVSLVSFYNKFFKPIHKNIFYTEKHTNEYESVEIALQYVDDISSRVLPFANNIYNSEGGMHVTGFKTALTRTINNYARNNNLIKEKEESLTGEDVLEGLTAVVAVKLREIQFEGQTKAKLGSLEARGMVESVFSEGFTAFLEEHPDEARSIINKVLLALKARKAAKAAKDSVLRKGALEGMMLPGKLADCQSKSAEESELFIVEGDSAGGTAKSGRDRRIQAILPLRGKILNIERARLDKALASEQIKNLVVALGASIGDSFDITNLRYHKVIIATDADVDGAHIRTLLLTMFYRFLRGLLDGGFIYIAQPPLYKISKGKEVRYAYSDNEKLKSLKDLGVDAKEAEEVEEVQEEGAEPETVEVEEEKAKRVPKVNIQRYKGLGEMNAEELWETTMDPKRRILKQVTIDDAREADKIFEILMGDDVASRKSFIQSNAHKANLDI is encoded by the coding sequence ATGCCGAAAAAAGAGGAGGAAAAAAAGGAAAAACCAGCTTCCAAAAAGGGAAGTTACAGCGCCCAGGATATTACCGTTCTGGAGGGTCTTGAGCCTGTAAGAAGACGTCCGGGAATGTATATCGGGACCACAAGTTCCGAGGGGCTTCACCACCTTATTTGGGAAATTTTTGATAACTCGCGGGATGAAGCGATGGGCGGTTTTTCCAATCGTATTGAAGTGGCGTTATTGTCCGGGAATCGCGTACGCGTAGCGGATAATGGCCGCGGGATTCCGGTTGACGTTCACAAACAAACGAAAGTCTCCGCGCTTGAAACAATAATGACCACGTTGCACGCCGGAGGAAAATTCGGCGGGGAAGGATACAAAGTTTCCGGAGGTCTTCACGGTGTCGGGGGTTCGGTAGTCAACGCCTTGTCTATACACATGAAAGTTTCGGTGCATCGTGACGGAGGGCAATATGTTCAGGAATATGCTAAAGGAAAGAAAAAGCACGCGGTCAAAAAAATCGGTTCATCAAAAATGACGGGAACTATCGTCACCTTTGAACCCGATGAAGAAATTTTCAAAGAAATTTCTTTTGATTTGAATAAAGTTATGGACCATATGCGTCAGCAGGCGTATCTTGTGCGTGGTCTGCGTATTGTTGTTATTGATGCCCGTGGGGAAAAAGAAATTGACGATTCTGAAATATTTTTCCTTGAAGACATTCATCTTGAAGCCCCTTCGTACACCTTCTGTTTTGAAGGCGGCCTTGTGTCGCTTGTAAGTTTTTACAACAAATTTTTCAAACCGATTCACAAAAATATTTTTTATACCGAAAAACATACGAATGAATACGAAAGTGTTGAAATCGCTCTTCAGTATGTGGATGATATTTCTTCCCGTGTATTACCGTTCGCAAACAACATTTATAACTCGGAAGGCGGTATGCACGTTACCGGTTTTAAAACCGCTCTTACCCGCACCATAAACAACTACGCCCGCAACAATAATCTGATTAAAGAAAAAGAAGAAAGCCTGACAGGAGAAGACGTCTTGGAAGGCCTTACCGCGGTTGTGGCGGTTAAACTGCGTGAAATCCAGTTCGAAGGACAGACAAAAGCAAAGTTGGGGAGTCTTGAAGCGCGCGGAATGGTTGAAAGCGTTTTTTCTGAAGGATTTACCGCTTTTTTGGAAGAACATCCGGACGAAGCACGTTCAATCATAAACAAAGTGCTTCTTGCTCTTAAGGCGCGAAAAGCCGCAAAAGCGGCCAAGGACAGCGTTTTGCGCAAGGGAGCGCTTGAGGGAATGATGCTTCCAGGGAAACTTGCCGACTGCCAAAGCAAGTCCGCGGAAGAATCCGAACTGTTTATTGTCGAGGGGGATTCCGCCGGAGGAACGGCGAAAAGCGGACGTGACCGCCGTATTCAGGCAATTTTGCCGCTTCGTGGAAAAATTTTAAATATTGAACGTGCCCGTTTGGACAAAGCGCTTGCATCCGAACAAATCAAAAATCTCGTCGTTGCTCTCGGAGCGTCAATCGGTGACAGTTTTGATATTACCAATCTTCGTTACCACAAAGTCATTATCGCAACAGATGCCGATGTTGACGGTGCGCATATCAGAACGCTTCTTCTTACTATGTTTTATCGTTTTCTGCGAGGTCTTCTTGACGGCGGATTTATTTATATTGCCCAGCCCCCGTTGTACAAGATTTCCAAAGGCAAAGAAGTCCGCTATGCATATTCCGATAATGAAAAACTCAAGTCTCTCAAAGACCTTGGTGTAGACGCCAAAGAAGCGGAAGAAGTTGAAGAGGTGCAGGAAGAAGGCGCCGAGCCCGAAACTGTGGAAGTTGAAGAGGAGAAGGCAAAAAGAGTTCCTAAAGTAAATATTCAGCGCTACAAAGGTCTCGGAGAAATGAACGCCGAAGAATTGTGGGAAACGACTATGGATCCCAAAAGACGCATTTTAAAACAGGTGACAATTGACGATGCCCGCGAGGCGGATAAAATATTTGAAATTCTCATGGGCGACGATGTGGCTTCCCGAAAATCATTTATCCAATCCAACGCCCATAAAGCCAACCTCGACATTTAA
- the pheS gene encoding phenylalanine--tRNA ligase subunit alpha, whose amino-acid sequence MEPGKGHLHPISILIEESNAIFNELGFAVATGPEIETERYNFDALNIPAHHPSRDMWDTFWLKPLEDRKLLRTHTSPVQIRYMETHTPPLRIISPGKVFRHEATDATHESQFYQLEGLMIDRNVSLAHLKAILEAYFRKILSKDIIIRFRPSYFPFVEPGVEIDIEFQGKWLEVMGAGMVHPHALQAAGIHPGQWSGFAFGGGLDRLAMLKYGIPDVRLLYNGDMRLINQF is encoded by the coding sequence ATGGAACCGGGCAAAGGACATCTGCATCCTATCAGCATTCTTATTGAAGAATCCAATGCGATTTTCAACGAGCTTGGTTTTGCCGTAGCGACCGGTCCGGAGATAGAAACCGAGCGTTACAACTTTGACGCACTTAACATTCCCGCCCACCATCCTTCCCGTGACATGTGGGACACGTTCTGGCTTAAGCCGCTTGAAGACAGAAAATTGCTCCGCACGCACACTTCTCCGGTGCAGATTCGCTACATGGAAACGCATACGCCGCCGTTGCGGATTATTTCACCAGGAAAGGTTTTCCGTCACGAGGCAACGGATGCGACCCACGAATCGCAGTTTTACCAACTTGAGGGCCTGATGATAGACCGGAACGTTTCTCTTGCACATCTCAAGGCAATTCTTGAAGCGTATTTCAGAAAAATTCTTTCAAAAGATATAATAATCCGTTTCCGTCCGAGTTATTTTCCGTTTGTTGAACCGGGAGTTGAAATAGATATTGAGTTTCAAGGTAAATGGCTTGAAGTCATGGGCGCGGGCATGGTTCACCCACACGCACTTCAAGCGGCGGGTATTCACCCCGGGCAATGGAGTGGTTTTGCATTTGGGGGCGGGCTTGACCGTCTTGCAATGCTTAAATACGGTATTCCCGATGTGCGGCTTTTGTATAACGGAGACATGCGCCTTATCAATCAGTTTTAA
- a CDS encoding phenylalanine--tRNA ligase beta subunit-related protein, with protein MKISYHWLADYILGSLPKPDVFTEAIEMSAFEVESVEEKGEDVIFDLAVLPNRNHDCLSHRGIAREAALLLNLPLKKEEKTEKYPISKTLSISLAHPFCRRYVGALVRDIKVGQSPEWLKKRLEAIGQRSINNIVDATNYVMFSLGQPLHAFDADKFEKKADKISISLDISKKGEKMEALDEKTYDLPQGTPLIRDGNSGAILGIAGIKGGRAAEISSQTKNIVLEAANFDPILVRKFSKDLNLRTDASLRFENEISATLAMEAMQSVVTLILDIAHGDKTSVEGVVDIYPNHEVQYKVGISKNEIEQILGIALQKKDIENILTRAGFSYEIVSPRKKIVEDAKKYIGTPYKRGASVGREGGQAFDCSSFVAYLYVSAGVGIPRISVDQYVWGSPVSEKETKPGDVIYANTGVGEHGVHYETKEFLKGTKVPEGVDHCGVYIGDGEVAHATQKAGKVVIEKIKESDRFKHIAGYRRHIPSEEERFVVTVPFTRLDVRIKEDLAEEIGRVYGYSKIASVMPPKASKPPVHKRFYYTSVIRHFLIEKGFSETYTYSLISHGDIEIANPLAEDKNFLRPNLQGGVKKALEENLRNADLLGLDAVKIFEIGTVFSMKGEILSFTLALKGQKSKEKKEIEELAETVENLGKHLGVQLPPVSETCYEIDLGDIIDSLPEPKAYEKESINEHPKQVEKISAYPFMLRDISLFVPSGITSYTVLSVIAKEAGDLLVQSRLFDVFEKTNAEGGKQTSYAFRLVFQSFEKTLSDEEINVVMKRVSDALEKEKNWKVR; from the coding sequence ATGAAAATAAGTTACCACTGGCTTGCAGATTATATTTTGGGGAGTCTTCCCAAGCCCGACGTGTTCACGGAAGCGATTGAAATGTCGGCTTTTGAAGTTGAATCGGTTGAGGAGAAAGGGGAGGATGTGATTTTTGATCTTGCCGTTCTGCCAAACAGGAATCACGACTGTCTTTCACATCGCGGAATTGCGCGGGAGGCGGCGCTGCTTCTGAACCTTCCACTTAAAAAAGAAGAAAAAACTGAAAAATATCCCATCTCGAAAACTCTTTCCATTTCTCTCGCGCATCCGTTTTGCAGACGATATGTCGGAGCTTTGGTCAGGGATATAAAAGTGGGTCAAAGCCCCGAGTGGCTTAAAAAGCGTCTTGAAGCAATCGGCCAGCGTTCAATCAATAATATTGTTGACGCAACAAACTACGTTATGTTTTCTTTGGGTCAGCCCCTTCATGCTTTTGATGCCGACAAATTCGAAAAGAAGGCGGATAAAATTTCTATCAGTCTTGATATCTCCAAGAAAGGAGAGAAGATGGAAGCACTTGATGAAAAAACATACGACCTTCCCCAGGGCACTCCGTTGATACGGGACGGAAACTCAGGTGCAATTCTCGGCATAGCGGGCATTAAGGGCGGCAGGGCAGCAGAAATTTCTTCTCAGACAAAAAATATTGTTCTTGAAGCCGCAAATTTCGACCCGATTCTTGTAAGAAAATTTTCCAAAGATCTCAACCTGCGTACCGATGCGTCACTTCGTTTTGAAAACGAAATTTCCGCCACTCTCGCTATGGAAGCGATGCAATCGGTTGTCACCCTCATTCTCGACATAGCCCATGGAGACAAAACAAGCGTGGAGGGCGTTGTTGATATATATCCGAATCATGAGGTTCAATACAAAGTGGGAATTTCAAAAAATGAAATTGAACAAATACTGGGCATTGCACTTCAGAAAAAAGACATCGAAAATATCTTAACCCGCGCGGGTTTTTCTTATGAAATAGTTTCTCCGAGAAAAAAAATAGTTGAAGACGCGAAAAAGTATATCGGTACCCCATACAAACGCGGAGCAAGTGTTGGCAGGGAAGGTGGACAGGCCTTTGATTGTTCCTCTTTTGTTGCATATCTTTACGTTAGCGCCGGTGTAGGCATTCCACGTATTTCCGTTGACCAATATGTGTGGGGTTCTCCGGTTTCCGAGAAAGAAACCAAACCGGGGGATGTTATTTACGCAAATACCGGAGTTGGAGAGCATGGCGTTCACTACGAAACAAAAGAATTTTTAAAAGGGACAAAGGTCCCTGAAGGAGTTGACCATTGTGGAGTATATATTGGCGACGGAGAAGTCGCCCACGCTACGCAGAAAGCGGGAAAGGTTGTGATTGAAAAAATAAAAGAAAGCGACAGATTTAAGCACATTGCCGGCTACCGCCGCCACATACCCTCCGAGGAAGAACGCTTTGTTGTTACTGTGCCTTTTACACGCCTTGATGTCCGTATCAAGGAAGACCTTGCTGAGGAAATCGGACGGGTCTATGGATATTCCAAAATTGCCTCAGTGATGCCTCCTAAGGCCTCCAAACCGCCCGTGCACAAACGTTTTTATTACACGAGTGTCATTCGGCATTTCCTTATAGAGAAAGGCTTTTCCGAAACGTACACATATTCACTTATTTCTCACGGAGACATTGAAATTGCCAATCCGCTTGCCGAGGACAAAAATTTTTTGAGACCAAATTTGCAAGGAGGGGTCAAAAAAGCGCTTGAAGAAAATCTTCGAAATGCGGACCTACTTGGATTGGATGCGGTTAAAATTTTTGAAATCGGGACGGTTTTTTCCATGAAAGGAGAAATACTTTCTTTCACTCTTGCGTTAAAAGGACAAAAATCAAAAGAGAAAAAGGAAATAGAGGAACTGGCAGAGACAGTTGAAAATCTTGGGAAACATCTTGGCGTGCAGTTGCCTCCCGTTTCCGAAACTTGTTATGAAATCGACCTTGGCGACATCATAGACTCCCTTCCCGAACCGAAAGCCTATGAAAAAGAAAGTATCAATGAGCACCCCAAACAAGTAGAGAAAATTTCTGCATATCCATTCATGCTTCGCGACATTTCGCTTTTTGTTCCATCCGGCATTACCTCGTACACTGTTCTTTCCGTTATTGCAAAAGAGGCGGGAGACCTTCTTGTCCAAAGCAGGCTGTTTGACGTGTTCGAAAAAACAAATGCCGAAGGTGGCAAACAAACTTCATATGCCTTTCGCCTCGTATTCCAATCCTTTGAAAAGACTCTTTCCGACGAAGAAATTAATGTCGTTATGAAACGCGTGTCCGATGCTCTGGAAAAAGAAAAAAATTGGAAAGTAAGATAA
- a CDS encoding PCRF domain-containing protein has protein sequence MDIDAFKSNEKTKYLADMFLSFEKEEKEMEVLSEDGSMKELADEELKKIREQKNNLWKQMEDILFVEKKTEAFPDEIILEVRAGAGGEEAALFAFELASMYRKYAELQGWEVRVIDESKSALNGYKEASFEIKGKNSYKDLRFETGVHRIQRVPETEKSGRVHTSTASVAILPIPKKVTIEINPSDLEMEFSRSGGAGGQNVNKVETAVRLIHKPTGIDVRCTSERTQLKNREKAMSILAAKIVLMEEEKQRSQFSSDRKSQVGTADRSEKIRTYNILQDRITDHRIKESWHNIALILAGNISPIIESLRNREVLDAPEDAPESQVA, from the coding sequence ATGGATATAGACGCATTCAAATCAAACGAAAAAACGAAATATCTTGCAGATATGTTCCTTTCCTTTGAAAAAGAGGAGAAGGAAATGGAGGTCCTTTCAGAAGACGGATCCATGAAGGAGCTTGCCGATGAGGAACTGAAAAAGATACGGGAACAGAAAAATAATCTCTGGAAACAAATGGAAGACATTCTTTTTGTTGAAAAGAAAACGGAAGCGTTTCCTGACGAGATTATTCTTGAGGTTAGAGCCGGTGCGGGCGGCGAAGAAGCTGCCTTGTTTGCCTTTGAACTCGCCTCAATGTATAGAAAATATGCCGAACTTCAGGGGTGGGAAGTCAGGGTAATTGACGAATCAAAAAGCGCGCTTAACGGATACAAAGAAGCATCTTTCGAAATCAAGGGGAAAAACTCCTACAAAGATTTACGTTTCGAGACGGGGGTTCACCGAATCCAAAGAGTTCCCGAAACAGAAAAATCCGGACGTGTTCACACCTCAACCGCTTCGGTTGCCATTTTGCCGATACCGAAGAAAGTGACTATTGAAATAAACCCTTCTGACCTGGAAATGGAGTTCTCACGTTCAGGCGGTGCGGGTGGTCAAAATGTTAACAAGGTGGAAACGGCCGTCCGTCTTATACACAAGCCAACCGGAATCGACGTGCGATGCACCTCCGAAAGGACTCAGCTTAAGAACCGCGAAAAAGCGATGAGTATTTTAGCGGCAAAGATTGTCCTGATGGAAGAAGAAAAACAGCGTTCCCAATTTTCTTCAGACAGAAAAAGCCAGGTTGGGACGGCTGACAGGTCGGAAAAAATCCGCACCTATAATATTCTGCAGGACCGTATTACCGACCATCGAATAAAGGAATCATGGCACAATATCGCCTTGATTCTCGCCGGAAATATCAGTCCGATTATTGAATCATTGCGTAACAGGGAAGTGTTGGACGCGCCTGAAGACGCGCCCGAGTCGCAGGTTGCATAA
- a CDS encoding glycosyltransferase family 2 protein — protein MNDAQTVVIYMLLFVSLYFEVFLLVTYLEKRIQIKYETSRKNTFFPSVSIIVPCFNEEHTVVKTIQSLLRLDYPEEKIEIIVVNDGSRDKTAQILKENFSTEKRITVLHKENGGKYTALNYGLTHSHGEFVGCLDADSFVEPSTLSNIISYFEDKTIMSVVPSIIVHSPSTVIQSFQQVEYQWGIFLRKVLSYLGALYVTPGPFSIFRREIFNVIGTYTEGHKTEDLEFALRLQKNHYRIANAHSAYVHTVAPKTLKTLYAQRLRWTYGFLKNAFDYRELFFKKEYGHLGLFVLPMAAGTIFTTLYTVGNVIFEMLMKGVEKWVEIATVGVDISWKGFHFDWFFLNTDGILFLSTILSVITVLLILIGKKLAVGKMTFSRDLVYFFLLFPFITPLWLGTAIYRVAFSKKVSWR, from the coding sequence ATGAATGACGCACAGACGGTGGTAATTTATATGCTTCTTTTTGTTTCCCTCTATTTTGAGGTTTTTTTGCTTGTAACGTATCTCGAAAAAAGAATTCAGATTAAATACGAGACGTCGCGTAAAAACACTTTTTTCCCTTCGGTTTCAATCATTGTTCCCTGTTTTAACGAGGAACACACCGTGGTAAAAACCATTCAATCACTTCTGCGTCTCGATTATCCGGAAGAAAAAATTGAAATTATTGTCGTGAATGACGGAAGCCGCGATAAAACAGCGCAAATACTGAAGGAAAATTTTTCAACCGAAAAAAGAATCACCGTGCTCCATAAAGAAAATGGAGGAAAGTACACCGCCCTAAATTACGGCCTAACACATTCACACGGAGAATTTGTCGGTTGTCTGGATGCGGATTCTTTTGTTGAGCCGAGCACCCTTTCCAATATCATCTCGTATTTTGAAGATAAGACGATAATGTCGGTAGTTCCATCAATCATCGTTCACAGCCCGTCGACCGTCATCCAGTCGTTTCAGCAAGTCGAGTACCAATGGGGTATATTTTTGCGTAAAGTTCTTTCATATCTTGGAGCGTTATATGTTACTCCGGGTCCATTTTCTATTTTTCGCAGAGAAATATTCAATGTAATAGGAACATATACGGAAGGACACAAAACGGAAGACCTTGAGTTTGCTCTTCGTCTGCAAAAAAATCATTACAGAATCGCAAATGCTCATAGTGCGTATGTTCATACTGTGGCTCCGAAAACGCTCAAGACCCTGTATGCCCAACGTCTCCGATGGACGTATGGATTTCTTAAAAACGCTTTTGATTATCGGGAACTGTTCTTCAAGAAAGAATACGGTCACTTAGGGCTCTTTGTTCTTCCAATGGCAGCGGGAACTATTTTTACAACTCTGTATACGGTAGGAAACGTCATTTTTGAAATGCTTATGAAGGGCGTTGAAAAGTGGGTTGAAATCGCCACGGTAGGAGTGGATATCTCCTGGAAAGGCTTTCATTTTGATTGGTTTTTTCTCAATACCGACGGGATTTTATTCCTCAGTACGATATTGTCGGTCATAACCGTATTGCTTATCCTTATTGGGAAAAAGCTTGCTGTTGGAAAGATGACTTTCTCAAGAGACCTTGTTTACTTTTTTCTCCTCTTCCCTTTTATTACACCTTTATGGCTTGGAACAGCGATTTACCGCGTCGCCTTTTCAAAAAAGGTAAGTTGGAGATAG